GCCCAGACGTGAGTCACAAACTCGCCTCCTTCCGCAAGAAGTTCTATGTGACCAGCTACATTGTTAGATGGGGCAATATACACCATCATCTCGGCCCAGAAATCTGCCAGTAGGTCCCACCGGTTCGCATGATTGTCCATGCTCTCCAGCGCTTTCCCCAGCACAGCACCATAGGTGAACAATTTTCTTCCACCACCTACGACATACTCTAGTTCACTAAGCTTTTCATACTTTTCCCTTGGAGATACGAGATCATGCagcatttctttggcttcttttactaTCTCATCGAGAGCACACTTTGTTTCTGGCGCACTGCCTGGAAGCAACGTTGGTGCAAAGGCGACCAAGTAGGTACAATACTTGGACAAGATAGTGGCGACAACTTGATTCGGGTGCACATCGTGTGGGCGTTTGATTGTATCCGAGATCTCACAGAAGCTAGTCGCGACATGCCATGCCAGTATGCTGTCGGTCAGTGTATATTCATCGTTGATCTGGCATGCACCGCATAGTTCATCACTCATGCCGTGTCTCATCAGTGCGGAGGTTCCATGTGAAAGATGGCCGTTTGTTGAGTTTTTGATAGTCCGTGCCACTGCCCTCTTCACTTGCATTGGCAACTCCACAGGCTTGCCTGCTTCCTCAGTTGGAAGGAGATGTTTCAACCGATGCCGGTAGCTGGAACTAAAGGAATCAAGAACCGAGTATTGGCCAATAGTGTTGCGCCAATAGCGAAGCCACTTGTGAGGTCGTCCAAAACATAAAAGAAGCTTCTCAATACGGGTGTTCCCTTGCCATGATGGATGTGCTACGTACTTACAAACAAAGGATATTTTTGCCAAGTCAGAGACACAGTAAGACCATATCTGCAGGAACTGAGATACCGACAGTGCAGCCAATGCTATTAGGGTAACCAGGACATCTTGTGTGCTGGTTTGTACAAAACGACTGTCCAAAATAGAACCGTGCCGGTTCAAAACACTAAGAGACCGTGCACCAGCCGCTATACTGACCAATGTGAGGGTGAGTGAAAGAGCATAATACCTTAGCTCGTTGCTGTACATTATGGAGGCATATTTGGTGAAGAAGAAATCGTAGAGGAAAGCCAACTCTGCTTCAATCACTTGAAATGCTCTTTCATAGTCCTGTTCTGTTTGCAACAGcccatcaagaacaagatcacgagTCTTGTCAAGCCCAGATTCAGGACAAGTGTAGCCAAAGTATCGCCGAACCACGAGATGGAACAGTGCGAATGAGAGACACAGATCCTTGAGACGACGGATAGGAGCTCTATAGTAAGATGACAAGATaccgatgttgtcacaccaaaTGTTATCCAATGTGATTGCATTTTCTCCAACTTTTGCTCCCCCAGCATGGATTAGAATCGGGTACTTGTATCCCTGCATGGTACGAGGGTCGTAGGATGCGCTGAGTTTGTGCTCACCCTTCATGTAGAGGGCCAGCCACTTGATGCCATTGTTCGATGATGGTTTGCTTGCTAACCATGCAGCAGACCACTGCTCAGCCGTTTTAATTCCCAATAGATATCCCACGACGAACAAGCAACCAATGAAAGGAACAAGGCGACTGGAACTATGCTTCATACCGAATGTATAAATAAAACCACCTAATACCGTGCCGGTGCACATCGAGAACAAGATACAATCACAGTAGAGCTTCATGAGTTGCTTGTTTTGATCGAGCTTCTGGACAGACATTGAGCTGGTGCCTCCGAAAAGCATGGCCAGAAACATTGCCCAAACCGGGTACAACTCGTTTTTAATTTTCCCGGCCTGCATCAGTCCCACAGTGTAGGAGAGAAGTGGGAAGGACAATATAAACACTCCGCCCACTCCATATCTTATAATGATGCTCCGAGATTGACGCCTCCTGGGCGAGAGAATGGCAAGGGCGGTCATAAACACAGCCGCGACGATGACAAAACCTTCCACACGGTCTATACTCTTCCTTGGTTCCACATATTTGTTGACCCAACGCTCTGTGTAGTTTTTGCATACTTGTGCTTCCATGGTTATATTCATTTCCTTCTGCATATGTTATTCAGGTAGAGAGTGTGAATTTGATATACCGGTTAGACAAAGGGAAATGCATACGAGCACTGGTGTGCAGGGGGGAGGAAGCCAACTTCTATGTTGAAGATGCATATTTAGTGTATATATAGGCTGTAAAGATTTTGGAACTACATCAAATGCTAATTCTTAGGGGACATGCACAACTGGCAAGGGCTCCACTGGCATGCATGTCACTAACAATTATTCCATTCGTTCATTATTATAAGATGTTTTAACTTTTTTTgaatcagatgtatatagacgcattttaaTATGTTTGTTCATTCATTTCAGTTTATATGTAGTTTATATTGAAATACCAAAACATCTTATAACAATGAATGAATGCAGTAACCGTTTCTGAACCACATTAAACGTTGGTGCATACAAATCAACTGATAAGCACCCCGTCAACATGCATGCATGTCAATAATAGCCAATTGTGGCGACGAGATCGTGTGATCCATGGTACAATGAACTAGGACGATCccccacaaaaaaaactaggacgaTGGAAAATCTAGGAATTTTGATCTGGGTTTTATTTATTCTCTAACAAGAGTGTTATTTTGTTTGGAATTAGCACAATGAACTTCCCTTGAATTGGCAGTTATCTAACATATTTATTAATTTCAAAATCacccactatgcctagcctaaaTATGTTACTGTAATATGACGTACCAAAAAAAAAATGAATTCACAATGAAGATAATAAAATAGACTAAAAATATATGCATATTACCTATCTAAGTTACTTTCAACTATGACTAGGCTTAAAATGGATGTGGGACTCGCACATTAGCTTCCTCTTTGACCAATCTTCACTTCATGTCCGTGACAAAAAAAAGTCCGCTCTTTGACCCCATCGGGAGCACCAAGTGCCACCACGGCACCAGGACGTCATCGCAGCTCCTCAATCCGGCCAGCATGGCAGCCGCCAGCCGCCGTATCCGGCGAGCACACGCCCAGCCGCTCGCGCGCGAGCTCGTGGGTGCAGCTAGTGCTAGTcgcggccgccgcagccgccgcagcCGCCACAGCCACCGCCATAAATACTGCAGGTGCTACTCGCACATATTGCATCGGCGGTGGCCAACCTCATACTAGATTCTTGTGCTCTGAATTCCGGTGACCTAGAACTCAAACTAGCGCACGATCTCCACTGGCGCAACCTTGAACTCGAACCAGCGAGTATTTCGGCGAGCGTTAACTTCGCCTACAGCATCACAAAGTCCTGCCCCATGCACGACTGTGGGCCAAAGGTTAAGGCCAGCATCGCGCTTGGGTGCTTCGTTGCTTTACCCATGCTGTTTTTCGGCAGGACGGTGTGGATGGTGCGGCTTTGGCAAGTAAGTGTTGAGATCTACTcttttcgtcccataatataagaacaggtTTTAAGCACACTACCTATTTTATTATATTATAAAACGGACAAAGTAGTTACTAGTTAGTTGCCACTCTAGAAGTCTAGAAAAGTCATTGGCGGATGATGAACATAAGCACACTACCTATTTTATTTTAGATTGCTGTAGTTCTAAGCCGCCTTACGTTTTGTGTTTCTTAGCATTAACTTATTCTGAACCACCTTAGTTTTTGTGTTTTCTAGCATTAAGTTGGACATATAAGAAAGTCTTAGTCTCTACTTATATTAGATGATACCTCGCACGTTGTTGCAGAAATGTTTTGCAATATATTCAGCGAGAATTAGTTGTATGaaacatgtatatgcatagtaatAATATGAGAACTAAAACAAAAAGAAATGGTTTGTGGTGTTTGGATATTAATTGTATAATGTAAATATATATTCAGTGAGAATTGGTGGTATGAAACATGAATATGTATGAAATAATATGAGAATTAAAACTAAAAAAATGATTTGCGGTGTTTGGTTATTAATTGTATTAATATAAATAACATGATAGTATCTAAATtctcatgcatgtttgcatgttgaggtgcCTTTTTATTATGTATGGTTGCATGTTGTGGCgggtctttctccatgcttgttgaaCGATGAGATGGCATACTTACATGTTGAGCGAAATAGCTTAATGGGggttagctatttagatatagaagataccAATTGCATAATGTGACGTGATGGAACTGACTAGtagacaagcataacttcaaaacggaGCACCAAACGAATGAGCAACAGTATATATATTACCGTAGCGGCCGGGCTTCGTCTCCGTCCTGCAGGCTGCAGCTAGCGCGCATGCGCGTCCAATCCTGTCTTTTGGGCTAGCAAGGAATTAA
The Triticum dicoccoides isolate Atlit2015 ecotype Zavitan chromosome 3A, WEW_v2.0, whole genome shotgun sequence genome window above contains:
- the LOC119273030 gene encoding uncharacterized protein LOC119273030 produces the protein MNITMEAQVCKNYTERWVNKYVEPRKSIDRVEGFVIVAAVFMTALAILSPRRRQSRSIIIRYGVGGVFILSFPLLSYTVGLMQAGKIKNELYPVWAMFLAMLFGGTSSMSVQKLDQNKQLMKLYCDCILFSMCTGTVLGGFIYTFGMKHSSSRLVPFIGCLFVVGYLLGIKTAEQWSAAWLASKPSSNNGIKWLALYMKGEHKLSASYDPRTMQGYKYPILIHAGGAKVGENAITLDNIWCDNIGILSSYYRAPIRRLKDLCLSFALFHLVVRRYFGYTCPESGLDKTRDLVLDGLLQTEQDYERAFQVIEAELAFLYDFFFTKYASIMYSNELRYYALSLTLTLVSIAAGARSLSVLNRHGSILDSRFVQTSTQDVLVTLIALAALSVSQFLQIWSYCVSDLAKISFVCKYVAHPSWQGNTRIEKLLLCFGRPHKWLRYWRNTIGQYSVLDSFSSSYRHRLKHLLPTEEAGKPVELPMQVKRAVARTIKNSTNGHLSHGTSALMRHGMSDELCGACQINDEYTLTDSILAWHVATSFCEISDTIKRPHDVHPNQVVATILSKYCTYLVAFAPTLLPGSAPETKCALDEIVKEAKEMLHDLVSPREKYEKLSELEYVVGGGRKLFTYGAVLGKALESMDNHANRWDLLADFWAEMMVYIAPSNNVAGHIELLAEGGEFVTHVWALLMHAGILERPTTTIIP